The stretch of DNA AGATAGACGCTTTGTCACCTCGATATCCTCTCTGCTCGGAGTTGGGTCACCGCTCGGATGATTATGTGCACAAATGATAGAAGCAGCCGAACGCCTGAAAGCTTCTTTAAACACCTCTCTTGGGTGTACAATTGAGGCATTTAAGCTGCCGATAAAGATAGTCTGCTTGTGCAGTACTTGATTTTTTGTATTAAGATAAAGGCATACAAAATGCTCCTGCGACAGAAATCTCATATCATTCATCACATATTTCGCTCCATCCTCTGGAGAGCGAATCGTATATCGATCGTCAAATGATAAATTTGATATTCTTCTGCCAATTTCTACTGCAGCTAACAGCTGAATGGCTTTTGCGGTTCCAATGCCTTTTATGGATGTGATTTCATCTAATGATGCATCCTTTAATAATCTTAACCCTTCAAAATGCGTTAAAAGCCGATTAGACAATTGAAGAACTGATTCATCCTTTGTCCCTGTTCGAAGTAGAATGGCTACAAGTTCATGAGTAGATAAACTTTGTGGTCCATTTTGAATAAATCGCTCCCTTGGACGTTCATCCTGTGGAAAATCCTTAATTAATAAGGATTGAGTTTGCATGTAATAATTCCTCCCTTATTATACAGATGTAAGGGAGTTTAGATGAAAAAATATTTATTTAGAAAATGGCATCACATACCCTGCATTTCTTAATTCTCGAACTGTTTTTGAAATAGGGAGGCCCATAACAGAGAAATAGTCACCGTCAATTTTTTTGACTAGCATGCTGCCGAAGCCTTGAATCCCATATGCCCCCGCTTTATCAAACGGTTCACCGGTGTCAATGTAAGCATTTATTTCTTCATCCGAAAGCTCCCAAAACACCACGTCTGATTTTACATAGAATTTTATTTCATTTTCAGGAGCAACTATCGTAACCCCCGTATAAACAGAATGCTCTTTCCCAGACAAATTTTTAATCATTGAATATGCATCTGCTCTGTCCTTTGGTTTTCCTAAAACAATCTCATCTAAAACAACGATTGTATCAGCACCAATTACAAATGAATTAGGGTGTTGCATACTTACCGCTTTTGCTTTTCTGCTGCTAAGCTCCATGACAATTTCTCCCGGGGTTAATTCGGGATCAAAGTTTTCATCAACATCACTGCTGGATACTTCAAATGTTATATGAAGATTTTCAAGAAGTTCTTTTCGTCGTGGAGAAGAAGAGGCTAAAATGAGGTTTTGCATATTATCACCTGACCTTATATTCGTATCAATTTGGGAGATACATTATCATCGTACCAAAAATCAATTGGACAAACAATTTTTAACCCGACAAATATCGTAAATTTTACTTTTTCCTTTTGAAAAAGTTTTAAGAAATAATGCATATAAAGGAGCCTGTCGAAAAATAATTGCAACAGACTCCAATAATATGCATTATTTCCTAGAAAATATTCGATTTAGAGTGGATAATGTCAATATTTAGAATGAGTTATGCAGATTTATGAGATAGACTGGAAGGTGGAAAGAACTCTTAATAAATGCTGTTGGAGTTTTGTTAACACATTAGAGTCATTTGACTCACTATAAGCTTTTAACTGTGCATAGGCAAGGTCCAATTCACTTTTTAGTGAAATGATTCCTTCGTCCTTGAATTGATCCGTTTTAATAGCTTTTAAAATCGCAGCTTGCTTTTCGATATTATTTAAAGTTTCTTCTGATATACTATTGTCTACTGCAGCTTCAGTCGCTCCTGCTGTCATTATCTCAAAAATGAACGGTGCAGCTTCTATAAACTTTTTTTCTTCAGGAAGAAGACCATTTATTGACTTCTCTTCGAATGTAACTGGTTTAGCAAAAACCTCAATGTCCTTTCCCTTTAATTGTTGACCCAACTCTTTAGCGTCCTCGATACTATTAGCCACACTTAAATAAAGAACGGCTTGCTCATTCATCTCAATGATCTGAGAAGGAATTCCTTTTTGAATATAATCCTCTTGAACTTGTTTTGCTGATTCTACAGTAGAGAACACGCCTCCTTGAATGACAAATGTCGAAAGTGGTTTAATGAATACGGTCTCTGAGCCTTCTTCTTTTTCTTCTGGGGCCGGTTCAGCAATAACTGGAAGTTCGGTTTCCGTCGTGTTTTCAGTTTTGACTAATTTCAACATAATAATGCCGAAGCTTGTACCTAACAGAATGGCAAAAAAAACAGTAATAAAAACAGAAGTAAGTAAACCATTGCGGTTATTCTTTTTCAGACTACTTCCGAAAGCACTTAAACCTTTCTTATTAGACTTTTTCGATTGCGTTGCTATTTTATATTCTACTAAGTCCGGTTGTTCAAATGTATCTTCAGGTAGGATCCAATCAAAATTGTCATCGTCAGTTGTTTCTTTAGTTGCTGCTGCTTCATTTGAAGAAAAATAATCGAAATTAACCTTTTGATCTTCGTCTACTATCAATCTATCATTCTCTAAATCCTCTTGATTTAATTTATTCTCCGGAATCTTATTTTCTTCATATGAACGCTGATTTCCATTAATTTTTATCGTAATTGTTCTCTCTTTATCCGGCCTGTTCACCATTCGTCCTCCCTCCATGTAAATGGCTAATTTTGTTTCATCCTATCATATCAACAAAAAAAAATAACAAGACTTTTGTCGTCTTGTTACCTTGGATTTTCGTCAAATTTTTCAAGAGAATCATCTTTTTCTTTCTCAAATTCATTTGAAATATCTTCCGAAATACTAAACGGATTTTTTTTGCCGCTTGGCTTCGGAACTTCCATTTTTGGAAGTTGATCAATTAAATCAGCTAGATTTGGCATATAAAATGTTGCAATCGTGATTTGAGAAGTAATCAATTCTTTATCTTGATCCGTAGAAATAACCTCTTCAAGTCCGGTAATTTCTAATTTTTCGACTAGAATGATACGCTCCTGAGATTCAAGTGTTTCGATAAATTTTTCAAGTTCAAAATAGCTCGGAGATTGAACAGTTAATACAGCAGTTGTTTTCTTCATTCCCGAAGGCATTGGAATATTTGATTTTTTATCGTCTACTTGTTCAGCCTCCGTTTTATCAGTATTTATTTCTTCATTAGCTGTATTTGTATTTTCTGATTCAATAATATCTCCATCAGAAAACTCCATCTCCAGTACTAAACTATCTGAAACAACCTCTGCTTTTTCTATATCAAGTAATAATTGTTCGACTAAAGGCTTAACGGGAATCTGTTTTTGCAGCGATTCTGTGCTTGTAAAAGTATCAGACTGTGGATCATCAGGTATATGGCTTTCAACAGCTTCAAACAGCTTCTCAGTAGAACGCAATTCACTTTCTTTCGTAGATAATGCTGTTTTCAATGGCTGAATATAGAAAAAGTAGACTCCAGTAAAAAACATGATTAATACAATTACTACTAAGATACCAATTTGCTTCTCTTTTTTTGGAAATTGAAGGGTCATGATTCATTCCTTCCTTGATTTTCCGCTTGCACATCTGCTTTTATCACGGATCTATTTAGAATTATTTCATAATCCGCAAGATAACGTGGAATATACTGTTCCTCATGGTCCGTTCTCGCCGTTTGTTCTGTCTCTTCTTCAGTTGGTTCATTCGCAGTTAAAGTAATTAACCTTACATCCTCGATCCAATCTGTATCAAGCATAGATTTTAAATAGTAGGATGCTTCACGTTTTGTGTCAAACTGAACAAGCAACTGAATATTGCCTGTTTCTTCATATTGAATAGATTGAATAAAACCTCGTTCAGGCAACAACTCTGTAAATTTCCTTAACAAAGGAACTGTCTTAATCGGGTACTCCTTGGCCCATTCCACTGCCTTTTCTAGTTCTTCTAGCGAATTTGCTGATTCCGCATCAGTCATCTTTTTCTCATCAATCTCAATTAATTGCTGAGTTGTTGAGATTTGCTGTTCAACTGTTTTTATTTTTGCTTTATATGATTGGCCTACCCACATTGTAATGAATATGCCTACTAAAAAGAAAAATATTAAAACTCCGACTAGCACAAAAAGAGCTGTATTTCTCGATTCCTTTTTCGGTAATAGGTTAATCTCAACGAGCATAATTACACCTCTTTTAATGCAAGCCCCAGAGCTAGATAATGCGTCCTCGGAAGACTATCTTCTGTTGCTGAAGTTATTGAATTTATATTTAAAGTTTGAAGGGGGACATCAAATCTCTTCTCCATTTCTTTTTTTATTAGGTCAAGAAGCGGATGATCCCCATTTAGTAATATTTTTGAGACTTGCTGATTTCCTTGATTAATTGAATAACGATAGAAATCCATGAATTTTCTTATTTCCTTATAAATATCCTCCAATTGTAACAGCAGATCATTTGTTTCCCCGCTATATTGGAGGTTCTGCTTTCCAGCCTTATTCATATTAACATTCCACTTATCTTCATCAAAATCTATTAATAAATGGTGCATAAAAAAAGGAAGATGATTTTCAAAGATACAGATGTTTACTACGTTCGTATCAAATTGAACCATTAGTAATCTTTCAGCCTTATCCTGTAAGCCTAATTGATGGTAAAGCCGATAAAGTGAAAGCGAAGAAATATCTGCCGCATCAGGTATGAGTTTAACACCAGACAGCAAATTGGAGTATTCTAAAACATTTTCTTCATTGCTGGCAAAAACGAGAACTTCACTCTTTTCTTTCCCTTTTGAAACTGTATACGTATCAAAGACAGGCTCATCGAATGGAAGATGGATTCTTGTACCAAGTTCTAAATATAAATAGCCATTGATTTCGTCATCCTTCACATCTGCTGGAATCTCGACTTTTCGAATGATGACATAAGAATCTGGCACAATAAAACGAACAAATCGCTTTTGAATCTTCCAATCTACAATACATTCTTCTAGAATCATTGCTAAAGTTTCATGTTCAATAATCTTCCCGTCTCTAATGATGCCTAACGGAATAAACCGCTCTCCCCATCGAAGAATAGTAGGCGGCTTTGCTTGCTTCAATTCGACAAAACGAATGGAATAGTCATTGATAATAATATTTACCGTACGGTTTTTACGCGAAAAAAGGGAAAGAGCCATATGAAAAACTCCTTAGTTAAAATCCTGTTGCTAATAAAGCACTAAATAAAATTGGATGATCAAATCACCGTAAAAATAAGCTGTCAAAGTTCCTGCAGCAATAAAAGGACCAAAGGGAATCGGGTTTTTCCTTTTTAGTTTTCCTGTTATTAATCCAATAACACCAAAAAGAGAACCATATAAGGTTGCGATAAAAAAAGATAGCAGAACTAGTTTAAACCCTAGGACAAATCCAAGAACAGCAAACAGCTTAATATCTCCGCCCCCCATTCCTCCTTTGCTAATGATCGCAATAAGCAGAAGAAGTAGAAATCCAGCAGCTGCTCCTAAAAGGGAATCCCACCATGGTTCAAGTGGAATGAAGATTCGTTCCAACAAAAAAATCCCCATAAAAAAAACCAGCACTTTATCAGGGATAATCATATAAGTGACATCAGAAACGAAAATAATCATAAATAATGAGATTAGCGTCCACGCGACAAATAGCTCACTAGTCCAACCTATTATAAGTGGAGCTGCTGCAAACAAAAGCCCTGTCATAAGTTCAACAATTGGATAAAGAGGAGAAATGCGCGCCTTACACTGGCGGCATTTCCCTCCCTGAATCACGAATGAAAATACTGGAATCAGCTCGAATGCTGTAAGCTTATGCTGGCAACTTGGACAGGCTGAGCGCGGTGTGACGATTGACTTTTTTTGTGGTACTCGCAGGCCAACAACGTTGTAGAAGGAGCCGAGTATTAGACCAATTATCAATATATAGATTAGTATAAAATACATAGGCTAACACTCCAATAAATATACGTTTATGAAATCTTTAATTATTCGTTTTTATCACTATAATCATAACTATTTACTTCAGAAATTGTTCCTTCAAATTTTGCAGGGGAAGTTTGACCTTTAGCAGTAATACCTTCTTTTGCTGTTGCATCAATACTTGGTGTACCATTTTCAAACTCTACAGTATAAGATACTAGATTTTCTACCTCATTTATAAATTCTTTGAATTTTTCATTATCTTCATCAAGTGAGGTATTACCATCGACCTCATAGGAAGCCGAGTATAATTTAGCCGCATTTAACACTTGAAGGGCATCAGCTTTTGCAGCATCATATTTCGACTTTGCAATTATATTTCCTATACTAGGTACTGCAATCGCCGCAATAATCCCTAAAATAACTACAACCGCTAGTAATTCAATAAGTGTCAACCCTCTTTGATCTTTTAATCTTTGTCCAATTTTCTTTAACATACTAACCTTCCTCTCATTTTCTGTGATATAAGTCCTATTTATAATTATACTATCAAATTACTATAAAACTAGTAAATTTTGTTAATATTTTGCAAATGATTATCCTACTTGATTAAATATTTCAAACATCGGGACCATAATCGACGTGACAATTGTTCCAACTATGCCTGCAAGTACGACAATCATAAGTGGTTCGATTAGAGATTTGATTCTATCTGTACTGTTTTCAACTTCTTTTTCATAGAAATCAGCTACTTTGCCGAGCATAGCGTCGAGCACACCTGTTTCCTCACCAATCGCGATCATTTGTGTCACTAGCGGTGGAAAGGCCCAATGCTTTTTCATTGGTTCTGTCAATGATTGCCCTTTTTCAAGTGAATTTCTTGATTGGCGAATGACTCGTGCCATCACTTCATTTTCGACGATTTTTTCAACGATCGACATTGCTTGTAAAATAGGGACTGAGCTAGTAAATAATGAGCTCATGGTCCTTGTCATCCTCGCTAATACAGCCTTTTGCAGCATCTTTCCAAACACAGGAATGCGTAGAATGAGTAAGTCCAAATAGTATTTCGTACGCAGGTTCTTTCTTAGGATAGCAATTGTCATACCAAATGCAAGAATCATCATTAGAATTAACCACCAATAGGCCTGCATAAATTCGCTTGAGCTTAAAACAAAACGGGTAATGGCAGGCAGTTCACCGCCAAAATCTTCAAACATGGCCACAAATGTTGGAACAACTGCTACTAATAAGAAAATAACAACCGCAATTGCTATGATACCAACAACAACTGGATAGGCAAGTGCTGAAATAATTTTTTGCTTCGTGTTATGCTGCTTTTCAAAATGATCAGCAAGCCTTTCCAGTGTTTCATCCATATTCCCACCCGCTTCACCTGCTCTAACCATGTTGATAAATATGGGTGTGAATATTTTATTATTTTTTGCGGCAGAATCTGATAACGGAATCCCCTCACGCAGGTCTTGTTCGATATCAAGCAGAACTTTCTTTAATGGTTTACTCTCCGTTTGTTCAGCAAGTATTCTCGTAGAATTAACTACAGATACACCCGCTTTTAATAAAGTTGAAAACTGTCTTAGGAAAATAACAAAATGCTGAAGTTTAACAGGATTGCCAATTGAAATATCTTTTGTCAAGAAGGATTCAGGAATTTGGGCAATTTCAAGTACCCGAATATCTTCCTCCTTCAGCTTAAGCATTGCCTCCCTTTTTGAATTAGCTTGAATGACACCCTCTTTTTTTCCTTTACGGTCTCTTCCTGAGTATTTAAATCGTGCCATATTAAATGATAATCTCCTGTAAAAAGGGTTCTGCAGCTTCTTTGGAAATAATGCCTGCATGGACGAGATCATTAATACTACTCTCAAGTGTATGCATTCCTTGAGCACGAGACGTTTGCATAATGCTTATGATTTGATGGATCTTTTCATTGCGAATAAGATTGCCAACCGCCGCATTATTCATTAATATTTCAGTTGCTGCTTTCCGCCCTTGCTTATCTTCTCGGCGAAAAAGCCGTTGGGATATGACCGCTACTAAAACAGAAGCCAGTTGAATTCTAATTTGAGGCTGCTGGGACGGTGGAAAGACATCAATTATTCGATTAATCGTTGCTGGAGCACTTGATGTATGCAGGGTTCCTAACACTAAATGCCCCGTCTCAGCTGCCGTAATCGCTGTTTGTATCGTTTCCAAATCTCGCATTTCCCCGACAAGGATTATGTCAGGGTCCTGCCGTAATGCCGCTCTTAGGCCATTGGCAAAATTCATCGTATCAAATCCTACTTCTCGCTGATCAATAATTGAATTCCCATGTTTATGGAGATACTCAATTGGATCTTCAAGGGTAATAATATGTTTTCGCATCGTATTATTCATGTACTGAATCATAGAAGCAAGGGTTGTTGATTTGCCGCTTCCAGTTGGGCCTGTCACAAGGACAAGGCCCTGTGGTTTTTCTGAAATCTTCCGTAATACATTGGGCAATTCCAACTCATCAATGGATGGAATTTTCGTAGGAACCACCCTTATCGCCAGAGAAATACAAGAACGTTGATGATATGTATTTACACGAAACCGAGAAACACCTGGGATGCCATATGAAAAATCTAATTCTCCCTTATCCTTAAAATGAGTCCACATACGATCCGGTATAACCGCTTTTGCCATTCCTTCTGTCTCATCGGGCTTCAGGATCTCTTTTCCATATTTTTTCAATTCGCCATTGATCCGCATAATAGGTTGAACGCCTACCGTTAAATGAAGATCTGAAGCTTTTAATTCAAATGCGGCGCGTAATAAATATTCTATTTTATCTTTCACTATTTGCACCCCTATTCGAGTGTTGCTACTCTCAATACTTCTTCTGTCGTTGTTAAACCTTGTTTTACTTTTAATAAGCCATCATCTACAAGAAAAATCGTTTTATGTTTAATAGCTAATTCTCTTAATCTTGCAATAGATTCTCCATTCATAATCGTGCGTCTTATTTCATCATTTATTACTAGCACTTCATGTATAGCAATTCGTCCTTTATAGCCTGTCATACTACAAGAGGAACATCCCCGTCCACGAATTACTTTTTCTATATTCATACCTCTTCTTGCAAAAATTTCAATTTCCCGTTTAGAAGGTACATGCTCCTCTGCACAATCTCGGCATACCCTTCTTACAAGCCTCTGGGCAATAATTCCGCTTAGTGATGAGGCAACTAAAAATGGCTCTACTCCCATATCCATTAATCTAGTAATCGTCCCAATCGAATCATTTGTATGCAAAGTACTAAGTACAAGATGTCCTGTTAACGAAGCACGAATCGCAACTTCAACTGTTTCCTTATCCCTAATTTCTCCGACCATAATAATATTCGGATCTTGGCGGAGAATGGAACGAAGACCTGTAGCGAAAGTCATACCAATATTCGTGTTTACTTGAATTTGATTGATTCCTTCCAATTGGTACTCAACAGGGTCTTCAATTGTAATAATATTAACCTCTTCACTATTCAATTTATTTAATGCTGCATATAAAGTAGAGGATTTTCCTGAGCCAGTAGGACCTGTTATCAGAACAATCCCAGTTGGCTTTTCAATCATTTCTATGAACCGTTTTAAATTTAATTTATTAAAGCCAAGTTTATTTATATCATTTAATGAACTGCCTAAATCAAGGATCCGCAAAACTATTTTTTCACCAAAAACTGTCGGCAAAGTAGATACACGTAAATCTACTGGATGGAAATCGAGATTTACCTTTATTCTGCCATCCTGAGGAATACGGTGTTCTGTAATATCTAAATTGGCCATTATTTTTATTCTTGCTGTTAAAACACCCTGCATATGCTTTGGAAGAACTCGTTCTACTCTTAATACTCCATCTATTCGGTATCGAACAATTACCTTCGTTTCTTGATGATCGATATGAATATCACTTGCTTTCATCGAAACTGCATTTGAAATTATTTGATTTACTAATCGCACAATAGGAGAGTCTTGATCCGTAATTTTTTCTTCTTGGTGACTTTCAGTTTGAGGATTATCACTTATTAATTCTTCAAAGCCTTCATCAATGTCATAGTATTTATTAATTGCTCTTAAAATATCATCTTTCGTTGCAATCGCCGTCTCAATTTGGAAACCTGTTGATAATCGCAAATCATCGATAGAAAAGAAGTCCATCGGGTCTGCCATAGCGACATAAAGCTTGTCCCCTTCTTTTTTTAGAGGAATTAAAAGCTGCCGTTTTGCTGTTTCCTTTGAAATAATACTAAATAGTTTTGTGTCAAATGGATATCGATATAAACTAATATGAGGAATTCCAAGCTGAAATTCAAGTACTTCAATAAGCTGTTGCTCTGTAATATATCCCCTTTGCAGTAAAGCATCACCGAGTCTTTGTCCTTCACTTTTTTCCTTTAATGTAGTGTGTAGCTGATCTTCAGTTAATAGACCAGCATCAATAAGTAGATCCCCAAGCCGTTTTCGGATTTGTTTCATACATCATCCCTGCTTTATTGGTGATTATTTCATTTGTTCCTTTGGTTTCCCCCAAAGATCATTTGTATTTTCGATCGTTCCAGATGAATCATCAGTGTTTTCTGGAGATGCAGATTTTACATCATCATTTTGACTCTCGGTAGTGTTAACATTTTCTTCCGAAGGAGACTCTTCTTGTAATTCATTATTATTTTTTTCTTTATTAATTAGCCCGTACACTTCAATACGATGAATTGGCGGATAATAATCCTCTGAGATTTCTTCTCTACTTAAAAACGCACCGTTTTCATCATAAACTTCACGGAAAACTTTAATTATTAACCCTTCTTTTCCTTCGGTTTTAACTTTTTTTTCATTCGGGTTCAATAGTGGGCTATAATGCTTGATTGTTTTCGGTTTAAAGGTCTGTTCATCCTGTTTCGTAATAACATATTTATTCAAAAAGGTCGTCCCTTTTAGCGATAAAGTTAATGTATTCTCACGCAACAGAAGGTCAATGACATAACCATTATCATTTGGATTAGCAAAAATCAAATCCATGCTTTTTTCGGCATCAACCTTTGCTTCAAATCCTAATTGTGCATATTCAGGTTTATCATTGCTAATATATCTTTCAATTATTGGAAAATTAGTTGGTAAAATTAATTGATAAATTGCCGTAGCTAATTTATTAATAGCAATTGGAGATTCCTTTTCCAATCCATTCTCTTCAAGGAATTTTAAAAGAGAAAATTGAGAATTTGGTTGAATTTCGATAGTTGATAGCTTTTCTATTATCCGCCTCATGTCAGCGTCTGTATCCTTGAATTCTATACTAGATTCATTAATAACAGCATTCTGATTTTTGTTTGCACCCATTAAATAGTTCTCTAGACTAAATTCTAAATTTTCGGATTCTAATATCTTGGCACTCTTTAATAAGTCTGACATTAGCTTATCAAAGTCAATCATATCACTATTTAATGATGGGAATGAATCAAGGATTTCATTCTCTAATGTATTATTTTCAAAATCAACAAGCAGCATATTTTTCTGTCCATTATTTACAGACTTCACTGAATCAACAATGTTAAACCGAAAATGAGAATTATTTAGTAATATTTTTTTCTCTTTATATCTAATATGTATATTCATTTCTTCTAACCAACGGGTCAATTGTTCGTCCACTAGTTGCATCGCTTCTGTTTCAGTTTTCCCTGAAACATCTACAATACCAGCCGTCGTTCCTTCGGCAAAGGTGTTTGTATTATTCAAAATCGAATGAAATGCTGAGGCACCAAAATGTGAGAAGGAAAAGATAAAAAAAGTGCATAGAAATAGAATGATAAATAGTTTAACTCCTAGCATATTTCTCACATGCGGACTCTCCTTTATACTTACATGAAACTTTATTTATGAAAAACTAGTTCTTCAATTTCAATCTCATCATTTGAAATAGATTCTCTATTCTCTTTTTGTTCAGTATTACTTGCTCGAGTAAGTTCAATTTCCTCTATTTCTTCCATTTCGACATCAATTCGATGTTGAACAAGTTCAAGATTTTCTTTAAAGTCAATGTCATTTGTTTCTATTAATTTTTCAATTTCAGACATATTAACGGTTGCAAACTCATTCTCATCATATTCAAATTTTACATCGATAGA from Cytobacillus dafuensis encodes:
- a CDS encoding type IV pilin protein translates to MLKKIGQRLKDQRGLTLIELLAVVVILGIIAAIAVPSIGNIIAKSKYDAAKADALQVLNAAKLYSASYEVDGNTSLDEDNEKFKEFINEVENLVSYTVEFENGTPSIDATAKEGITAKGQTSPAKFEGTISEVNSYDYSDKNE
- the pilM gene encoding type IV pilus biogenesis protein PilM, which produces MALSLFSRKNRTVNIIINDYSIRFVELKQAKPPTILRWGERFIPLGIIRDGKIIEHETLAMILEECIVDWKIQKRFVRFIVPDSYVIIRKVEIPADVKDDEINGYLYLELGTRIHLPFDEPVFDTYTVSKGKEKSEVLVFASNEENVLEYSNLLSGVKLIPDAADISSLSLYRLYHQLGLQDKAERLLMVQFDTNVVNICIFENHLPFFMHHLLIDFDEDKWNVNMNKAGKQNLQYSGETNDLLLQLEDIYKEIRKFMDFYRYSINQGNQQVSKILLNGDHPLLDLIKKEMEKRFDVPLQTLNINSITSATEDSLPRTHYLALGLALKEV
- the radC gene encoding RadC family protein — translated: MQTQSLLIKDFPQDERPRERFIQNGPQSLSTHELVAILLRTGTKDESVLQLSNRLLTHFEGLRLLKDASLDEITSIKGIGTAKAIQLLAAVEIGRRISNLSFDDRYTIRSPEDGAKYVMNDMRFLSQEHFVCLYLNTKNQVLHKQTIFIGSLNASIVHPREVFKEAFRRSAASIICAHNHPSGDPTPSREDIEVTKRLSECGKIIGIDVLDHLIIGENKFVSLKEKGYL
- a CDS encoding Maf family protein; translation: MQNLILASSSPRRKELLENLHITFEVSSSDVDENFDPELTPGEIVMELSSRKAKAVSMQHPNSFVIGADTIVVLDEIVLGKPKDRADAYSMIKNLSGKEHSVYTGVTIVAPENEIKFYVKSDVVFWELSDEEINAYIDTGEPFDKAGAYGIQGFGSMLVKKIDGDYFSVMGLPISKTVRELRNAGYVMPFSK
- a CDS encoding type IV pilus twitching motility protein PilT; protein product: MKDKIEYLLRAAFELKASDLHLTVGVQPIMRINGELKKYGKEILKPDETEGMAKAVIPDRMWTHFKDKGELDFSYGIPGVSRFRVNTYHQRSCISLAIRVVPTKIPSIDELELPNVLRKISEKPQGLVLVTGPTGSGKSTTLASMIQYMNNTMRKHIITLEDPIEYLHKHGNSIIDQREVGFDTMNFANGLRAALRQDPDIILVGEMRDLETIQTAITAAETGHLVLGTLHTSSAPATINRIIDVFPPSQQPQIRIQLASVLVAVISQRLFRREDKQGRKAATEILMNNAAVGNLIRNEKIHQIISIMQTSRAQGMHTLESSINDLVHAGIISKEAAEPFLQEIII
- a CDS encoding type II secretion system F family protein, which encodes MARFKYSGRDRKGKKEGVIQANSKREAMLKLKEEDIRVLEIAQIPESFLTKDISIGNPVKLQHFVIFLRQFSTLLKAGVSVVNSTRILAEQTESKPLKKVLLDIEQDLREGIPLSDSAAKNNKIFTPIFINMVRAGEAGGNMDETLERLADHFEKQHNTKQKIISALAYPVVVGIIAIAVVIFLLVAVVPTFVAMFEDFGGELPAITRFVLSSSEFMQAYWWLILMMILAFGMTIAILRKNLRTKYYLDLLILRIPVFGKMLQKAVLARMTRTMSSLFTSSVPILQAMSIVEKIVENEVMARVIRQSRNSLEKGQSLTEPMKKHWAFPPLVTQMIAIGEETGVLDAMLGKVADFYEKEVENSTDRIKSLIEPLMIVVLAGIVGTIVTSIMVPMFEIFNQVG
- a CDS encoding VanW family protein, whose translation is MLGVKLFIILFLCTFFIFSFSHFGASAFHSILNNTNTFAEGTTAGIVDVSGKTETEAMQLVDEQLTRWLEEMNIHIRYKEKKILLNNSHFRFNIVDSVKSVNNGQKNMLLVDFENNTLENEILDSFPSLNSDMIDFDKLMSDLLKSAKILESENLEFSLENYLMGANKNQNAVINESSIEFKDTDADMRRIIEKLSTIEIQPNSQFSLLKFLEENGLEKESPIAINKLATAIYQLILPTNFPIIERYISNDKPEYAQLGFEAKVDAEKSMDLIFANPNDNGYVIDLLLRENTLTLSLKGTTFLNKYVITKQDEQTFKPKTIKHYSPLLNPNEKKVKTEGKEGLIIKVFREVYDENGAFLSREEISEDYYPPIHRIEVYGLINKEKNNNELQEESPSEENVNTTESQNDDVKSASPENTDDSSGTIENTNDLWGKPKEQMK
- a CDS encoding SPOR domain-containing protein, with the protein product MVNRPDKERTITIKINGNQRSYEENKIPENKLNQEDLENDRLIVDEDQKVNFDYFSSNEAAATKETTDDDNFDWILPEDTFEQPDLVEYKIATQSKKSNKKGLSAFGSSLKKNNRNGLLTSVFITVFFAILLGTSFGIIMLKLVKTENTTETELPVIAEPAPEEKEEGSETVFIKPLSTFVIQGGVFSTVESAKQVQEDYIQKGIPSQIIEMNEQAVLYLSVANSIEDAKELGQQLKGKDIEVFAKPVTFEEKSINGLLPEEKKFIEAAPFIFEIMTAGATEAAVDNSISEETLNNIEKQAAILKAIKTDQFKDEGIISLKSELDLAYAQLKAYSESNDSNVLTKLQQHLLRVLSTFQSIS
- a CDS encoding GspE/PulE family protein codes for the protein MKQIRKRLGDLLIDAGLLTEDQLHTTLKEKSEGQRLGDALLQRGYITEQQLIEVLEFQLGIPHISLYRYPFDTKLFSIISKETAKRQLLIPLKKEGDKLYVAMADPMDFFSIDDLRLSTGFQIETAIATKDDILRAINKYYDIDEGFEELISDNPQTESHQEEKITDQDSPIVRLVNQIISNAVSMKASDIHIDHQETKVIVRYRIDGVLRVERVLPKHMQGVLTARIKIMANLDITEHRIPQDGRIKVNLDFHPVDLRVSTLPTVFGEKIVLRILDLGSSLNDINKLGFNKLNLKRFIEMIEKPTGIVLITGPTGSGKSSTLYAALNKLNSEEVNIITIEDPVEYQLEGINQIQVNTNIGMTFATGLRSILRQDPNIIMVGEIRDKETVEVAIRASLTGHLVLSTLHTNDSIGTITRLMDMGVEPFLVASSLSGIIAQRLVRRVCRDCAEEHVPSKREIEIFARRGMNIEKVIRGRGCSSCSMTGYKGRIAIHEVLVINDEIRRTIMNGESIARLRELAIKHKTIFLVDDGLLKVKQGLTTTEEVLRVATLE
- a CDS encoding prepilin peptidase, whose protein sequence is MYFILIYILIIGLILGSFYNVVGLRVPQKKSIVTPRSACPSCQHKLTAFELIPVFSFVIQGGKCRQCKARISPLYPIVELMTGLLFAAAPLIIGWTSELFVAWTLISLFMIIFVSDVTYMIIPDKVLVFFMGIFLLERIFIPLEPWWDSLLGAAAGFLLLLLIAIISKGGMGGGDIKLFAVLGFVLGFKLVLLSFFIATLYGSLFGVIGLITGKLKRKNPIPFGPFIAAGTLTAYFYGDLIIQFYLVLY